The Girardinichthys multiradiatus isolate DD_20200921_A chromosome 23, DD_fGirMul_XY1, whole genome shotgun sequence DNA segment GTTTGGCAAGATGTTGGATTACTTGTTTTGCAGATCATGAAAGCCAGGCTAATTgattctggattttatttatgtcagAGAAACTATAAAGGAAACAAGACGTTTTTAAATCTAACATACCTGAGAGTTAAAGGTAAGTTAATAGAAAAATGCAATAATTTAAGTTTTCTTTGTAAATGTTTCCAAGCTTTTTCtagtgttttttaaaaattgtgGTTTTATTTCTAGACTCTGCTGTCACCACCGTCTCCACACCTGCTCCACCCCAGCTCCACAACTCTGTGACTCTCTATTGTTCAGCCTTGCATCACCCCCGAAATAAATCATGTCCTGGAGATGAGAATTTGCTCTGTTTTAGAGCTGAATCAAATCAAACTCTTCCAGGTTTAAACTACACTGACAATGATGAGGAAGACAGATTCAAATTTAACTCTGAAGGATGTTTCTACAGCTATTTCAAGAACACCAGCTTGTCTGGTGCTCAGATGTATCACTGTGCTGTGGCAAAGCATAACAAGAACCTGTCTGGAGGAAAATCAAACCCTGTGGCAAAGCATGACAATAATATATTTGGAGAAAAATCAAACTCTGACACTAAAGGTAAGTTATTTTTCACAACACTGAAAGTGAAAAATTAAATGACTGACTTTCATAACTTCCTTTCTGTATATCACATCAGGAAATTCAAGTAATTATAATACAGTTCTCTGTCTGCTGAGCGCTGCTTTGGCTATCTGTCTGGTTGTTATAGCCTTCCTCATATACTTCACCATTCAAgttaataaaaagttaaatgatTGTAGCAATGGTAAGTTGTCACTCAAACACTAACATATCAAAAAAGATGGGAAAGCTTGAGATATCATCTCGcatgaatgttttttgtttttttctccaacGTAGCTACAGTTGCTCTGCAAGCACATGAACCAATGAAAGAAAATCAAGAAGGTCAGAAGGTAATACTAAACAAGAAATATATCTGGATATAAGGACGTTTaattatgtgtttttatgtaaacTGGGTCTAATTTTTCTATCTCCTTATTCACATGAGGACTTGGTTTATTCATCAGTTTCCACAAGAAGAAAAACCAGCAGAAAAAGGACTGGGGACGCAATGTCTGAAGTACAAGATGTCATCTACACTGAAGTCAATATTCTTGTGCTCTAAAAAGGCTAAGCTAATTGTTATCTAAAGACCAAGTTTAAAATgcactttattgtttttagaagactataattttatatatatatatatatatatatatatatatatatatatatatatatgaatattttgcatgtttgtacTTTGAAACTCATGGTATTCTCTACTTATTTGCTTAAAAGGAAGTTAAAGTTCTATTATGTGCCTCTCAAGTAGATGCATGTACATTTACTAGCTCTTAGGtaaaaaacatcaataaaaagtaatttttatcTGTGTGTTCCTTTCAATCTATTATATAAGTGTGGAGGAAGTTTGGAAAACCTTTCTTTCTAATTTATATTTTGTAGTTTTGAAGCCTTTCTTATAAGCAGCTCCGTAAACACCTTGGAAGTCTCAACCTCATCTATACTGTTCCCAAACCTTGATTCGCTTCAGTTTTAGCCACTGTGTTGTTTGTC contains these protein-coding regions:
- the LOC124860736 gene encoding uncharacterized protein LOC124860736 isoform X1 translates to MMFIIYLMMMLKDGCCQEFPTIETKAVYVGDLVKLACSRRSAGDIVWMKINSENTPEILGQTENMYRPIKVWQDVGLLVLQIMKARLIDSGFYLCQRNYKGNKTFLNLTYLRVKDSAVTTVSTPAPPQLHNSVTLYCSALHHPRNKSCPGDENLLCFRAESNQTLPGLNYTDNDEEDRFKFNSEGCFYSYFKNTSLSGAQMYHCAVAKHNKNLSGGKSNPVAKHDNNIFGEKSNSDTKGNSSNYNTVLCLLSAALAICLVVIAFLIYFTIQVNKKLNDCSNATVALQAHEPMKENQEGQKFPQEEKPAEKGLGTQCLKYKMSSTLKSIFLCSKKAKLIVI
- the LOC124860736 gene encoding uncharacterized protein LOC124860736 isoform X2: MMFIIYLMMMLKDGCCQEFPTIETKAVYVGDLVKLACSRRSAGDIVWMKINSENTPEILGQTENMYRPIKVWQDVGLLVLQIMKARLIDSGFYLCQRNYKGNKTFLNLTYLRVKDSAVTTVSTPAPPQLHNSVTLYCSALHHPRNKSCPGDENLLCFRAESNQTLPGLNYTDNDEEDRFKFNSEGCFYSYFKNTSLSGAQMYHCAVAKHNKNLSGGKSNPVAKHDNNIFGEKSNSDTKGNSSNYNTVLCLLSAALAICLVVIAFLIYFTIQVNKKLNDCSNATVALQAHEPMKENQEGQKDLVYSSVSTRRKTSRKRTGDAMSEVQDVIYTEVNILVL
- the LOC124860736 gene encoding uncharacterized protein LOC124860736 isoform X3; amino-acid sequence: MKINSENTPEILGQTENMYRPIKVWQDVGLLVLQIMKARLIDSGFYLCQRNYKGNKTFLNLTYLRVKDSAVTTVSTPAPPQLHNSVTLYCSALHHPRNKSCPGDENLLCFRAESNQTLPGLNYTDNDEEDRFKFNSEGCFYSYFKNTSLSGAQMYHCAVAKHNKNLSGGKSNPVAKHDNNIFGEKSNSDTKGNSSNYNTVLCLLSAALAICLVVIAFLIYFTIQVNKKLNDCSNATVALQAHEPMKENQEGQKFPQEEKPAEKGLGTQCLKYKMSSTLKSIFLCSKKAKLIVI
- the LOC124860736 gene encoding uncharacterized protein LOC124860736 isoform X4, with product MLTQIMKARLIDSGFYLCQRNYKGNKTFLNLTYLRVKDSAVTTVSTPAPPQLHNSVTLYCSALHHPRNKSCPGDENLLCFRAESNQTLPGLNYTDNDEEDRFKFNSEGCFYSYFKNTSLSGAQMYHCAVAKHNKNLSGGKSNPVAKHDNNIFGEKSNSDTKGNSSNYNTVLCLLSAALAICLVVIAFLIYFTIQVNKKLNDCSNATVALQAHEPMKENQEGQKFPQEEKPAEKGLGTQCLKYKMSSTLKSIFLCSKKAKLIVI
- the LOC124860736 gene encoding uncharacterized protein LOC124860736 isoform X5, giving the protein MKARLIDSGFYLCQRNYKGNKTFLNLTYLRVKDSAVTTVSTPAPPQLHNSVTLYCSALHHPRNKSCPGDENLLCFRAESNQTLPGLNYTDNDEEDRFKFNSEGCFYSYFKNTSLSGAQMYHCAVAKHNKNLSGGKSNPVAKHDNNIFGEKSNSDTKGNSSNYNTVLCLLSAALAICLVVIAFLIYFTIQVNKKLNDCSNATVALQAHEPMKENQEGQKFPQEEKPAEKGLGTQCLKYKMSSTLKSIFLCSKKAKLIVI